One window from the genome of Podospora pseudocomata strain CBS 415.72m chromosome 6, whole genome shotgun sequence encodes:
- a CDS encoding hypothetical protein (EggNog:ENOG503PU2Z) translates to MARQQTVVLACAKCGCANTMTSTLFLTKPRRRRKKIVPLRNIRRIRSEDIIHHSMASSSYSQPQDPDQQKTLTTKASNESLAAASTVVPDSEAPTTGKQPQAPTRYLYYEKVGEPDPNYVPKPPSKLAKFMAKFQSPMVKATEAKRQAEIDEEKRTGIKVYTPAGAPMGSGQHIGNALS, encoded by the exons ATGGCAAGGCAACAAACCGTTGTTCTCGCCTGTGCCAAGTGTGGCTGTGCAAACA CAATGACATCCACGTTATTTTTGACGAAGCCCAGACGCCGCAGAAAGAAGATCGTGCCACTCCGCAATATCAGAAGAATAAGATCAGAAgacatcatccaccacagcatggcttcctcctcctactcCCAGCCTCAAGATCCAGACCAACAAAAgactctcaccaccaaagcctcCAATGaatccctcgccgccgcctcaaCGGTAGTCCCGGACAGCGAGGCCCCCACAACGGGAAAGCAACCACAGGCACCGACTCGGTACCTCTACTATGAGAAAGTGGGGGAGCCAGACCCGAACTATGTCCCCAAGCCGCCGTCAAAACTGGCCAAGTTCATGGCCAAATTCCAGAGCCCGATGGTGAAAGCGACAGAGGCCAAGAGACAGGCCGAGattgacgaggagaagagaacGGGCATCAAGGTTTATACTCCGGCTGGGGCGCCGATGGGGAGTGGGCAGCACATTGGGAATGCGTTGAGTTAA
- a CDS encoding hypothetical protein (EggNog:ENOG503NYUS; CAZy:GT32; COG:I) encodes MIGSGAWGPRQGVGARNHLAADWRGLDLSLALSLSLLPDFVILLLVYPPLLSSTFSFVSRPHLLLVSFCLVTFAFLLERYIPVGTGVRRCRPTALFQTTAHRLVSQLTTPSTVVWPRSLFSHVVPPGNHDSFTELTSSFTFARTNIGSPSMMSKLGSPLGSPTLAATTAQFRNRLPTQFRRCLPIYVAAIILIFFTFNLNLFHSRVREVTSNAAALARPPVPVVAAPTVPITPVGPAQTPKAVRTEFPRKIWQTWKVNPLRFEERDINTARSWVGKNPDYRYEVLTDDNDMKYVEWHFGPEGFNRPDIVNFYRDVKAAIVKADLLRYIVMYAEGGLYADIDVEALKPLSKFIPDRYNVKDIDMVIGVEIDEPDWKDHPILGPKSRSFCQWTFMCKPQLPVMMRLIEQIMTWLNGVAKEQNVPLADVKLDFDQIISGTGPSAFTTAILAEMDLHKEDPNIKVDWDLFHDLQESKLVSRTLVLTVEAFAAGQGHSDSGNHDARAALVRHHYHASNWPSRHPRYSHPAYGEVEKCNWNDECVKTWDKNVEAFAKMTEEEQRKIVAQKEQERKEAAEKAKAEEEKRKKDREEAEKRKKEEEEKKRKEAEAKKAEAQEAKRKEEEEKRKEEEKKGWLHFS; translated from the exons ATGATTGGATCTGGGGCCTGGGGACCCCGGCAAGGTGTCGGCGCTAG GAACCACTTGGCCGCCGATTGGAGGGGCCTAGACCTCTCtcttgctctctctctctctctcctacCTGACTTCGTGATACTGCTACTCGtgtatcctcctcttctctcttccacTTTTTCCTTCGTCTCGAGACCTCACCTCCTGCTCGTCTCGTTTTGTCTCGTCACATTCGCTTTTTTGCTCGAGAGATACATCCCAGTGGGGACTGGGGTCAGGCGTTGTCGCCCAACGGCACTTTTCCAGACTACGGCACACCGACTCGTCAGCCAGCTCACGACTCCAAGTACTGTTGTCTGGCCGCGCTCGCTATTTTCCCACGTCGTACCACCGGGAAACCACGATTCATTCACGGAATTGACGAGTAGCTTTACTTTCGCTCGAACAAATATCGGGTCGCCCAGCATGATGTCCAAACTTGGTTCCCCATTGGGGTCGCCAACCTTGGCCGCCACCACAGCTCAGTTCCGCAACCGCCTACCAACACAGTTCCGCCGTTGCCTCCCAATATACGTtgccgccatcatcctcatcttcttcacctttaACCTGAACCTTTTCCACTCGCGCGTTCGCGAAGTCACCTCGaacgccgccgccctcgcccgTCCACCGGTCCCGGTGGTGGCTGCGCCAACTGTGCCCATCACGCCAGTAGGACCAGCTCAGACCCCCAAGGCCGTCCGCACCGAGTTCCCCAGAAAGATTTGGCAGACATGGAAGGTCAACCCTCTCAGATTCGAGGAGCGTGACATCAATACCGCCCGCTCATGGGTTGGCAAGAACCCCGATTACCGATACGAGGTGTTGACCGACGACAATGACATGAAGTACGTCGAGTGGCACTTTGGCCCCGAGGGCTTCAACCGCCCCGACATTGTCAACTTTTACCGCGACGTCAAGGCTGCCATTGTCAAGGCCGATCTCCTCCGCTACATCGTCATGTATGCCGAAGGTGGTCTGTACGCCGATATCGATGTTGAGGCCTTGAAGCCTCTCTCCAAGTTCATCCCCGACCGTTACAACGTCAAGGATATCGATATGGTTATTGGCGTCGAGATTGATGAGCCTGACTGGAAGGATCACCCCATTCTTGGTCCCAAGTCGCGTTCTTTCTGCCAGTGGACCTTCATGTGCAAGCCCCAGCTGCCCGTCATGATGAGACTCATTGAGCAGATCATGACATGGCTCAATGGTGTTGCCAAGGAGCAGAACGTCCCTCTTGCCGACGTCAAGCTCGATTTCGACCAGATCATCAGCGGTACTGGTCCGTCtgccttcaccaccgccattcTCGCCGAGATGGATCTTCACAAGGAGGACCCCAACATCAAGGTCGACTGGGATCTCTTCCACGACCTCCAGGAATCCAAGCTCGTGAGCCGCACCCTCGTCCTCACCGTCGAGGCTTTTGCTGCCGGCCAAGGCCACTCGGATTCAGGCAACCACGACGCCAGAGCTGCTCTCGTCAGACACCACTACCACGCTTCCAACTGGCCCAGCAGACATCCCCGCTACAGCCACCCTGCCtatggtgaggttgagaagtGCAACTGGAACGATGAGTGCGTCAAGACCTGGGACAAGAACGTCGAGGCCTTTGCCAAGatgaccgaggaggagcagaggaagatTGTCGCGCAGAAGGAGCAAGAAAGGAAGGAGGCCgccgagaaggccaaggctgaagaggagaagagaaagaaggaccgtgaggaggccgagaagaggaagaaggaggaggaggaaaagaagaggaaagaagCCGAAGCGAAAAAGGCCGAAGCCCAAGAGGCCAAGcgcaaggaggaagaggagaagagaaaggaggaggaaaagaaggggtgGCTGCATTTTTCATGA
- a CDS encoding hypothetical protein (EggNog:ENOG503NX21; COG:I), whose product MHSLREGILDGTGNDSSSAIKSTAPSFSLKAILRGLRHILWPKAASADSSPRQLRPTAYLDGLRGFAAFLVYIHHHQLWAHGAESLQSAVYFENAYGFDGEFRLSTFYGIRNFFTGGHMAVAVFYVISGYVLSVKPLALMQSGEHLKLADNLASAFFRRWFRLYLPIIATTLVYITSWHLFGYWNFACPPKETFGDELWNWYVEFKNFSFLFKEGGWIWVKANTHTWSIPLEMRGSVITYMACMALSRATTKARLVCLVVLVGYYLYVVDGYYGALFVAGMLQADLDLLARREGGYFPGWLRRLERHKTFIYYHLFVVSMYLAGVPSATNKVEDLRANPGWYWLSYLKPQAVFDPKWFYLFWAANMLVAAVPRMGWLRRWFEGRFCQFLGRISFAFYLVHGPILATVGDRLYHVVGWGRPVEAGEVDMLAAWRDLLPLPKVGPIGLEFSFLVPHLILLPLTFWVADIVTRMVDEPSVKFAAWLYKRVQGGGKPEMKPESNEMMLRLA is encoded by the coding sequence ATGCACTCCCTCCGCGAAGGCATCCTAGACGGCACGGGAAacgactcctcctccgccatcaaGTCAACCgccccttccttctccctcaaagCCATCCTCCGCGGCCTCCGGCACATCCTCTGGCCAAAAGCCGCCTCGGCAGACAGCTCTCCACGACAGCTCCGACCAACAGCCTACCTCGACGGTCTGCGCGGGTTCGCCGCCTTTCTGGTgtacatccaccaccaccagctctgGGCCCACGGCGCGGAGAGCCTGCAGTCTGCAGTATACTTTGAGAACGCCTACGGCTTCGACGGGGAGTTTCGGCTGTCGACCTTTTATGGCATTAGGAACTTTTTTACCGGGGGGCACATGGCTGTGGCCGTGTTTTATGTCATCTCGGGTTATGTCCTTTCCGTCAAGCCGCTGGCGTTGATGCAGAGCGGGGAGCATCTCAAGCTGGCGGATAATTTGGCATCGGCGTTTTTCCGGAGGTGGTTTAGGTTGTATCTGCCTATTATTGCCACTACGCTTGTTTACATCACCTCGTGGCATCTTTTTGGGTACTGGAACTTTGCCTGCCCTCCCAAGGAGACGTTCGGGGACGAGCTGTGGAATTGGTATGTCGAGTTCAAAAACTTTTCGTTCTTGTTCAaagaagggggttggatCTGGGTCAAGGCGAACACGCATACCTGGTCGATACCGCTCGAGATGAGGGGCAGCGTGATCACTTACATGGCTTGCATGGCGCTCTCCCGGGCGACGACTAAGGCGAGACTGGTGTGTTTGGTTGTGCTGGTGGGGTATTACCTTTATGTGGTGGATGGGTATTACGGGGCGTTGTTTGTCGCGGGGATGTTGCAGGCGGATTTGGacttgttggcgaggagggagggtgggtaTTTTCCTGGTtggctgaggaggttggagaggcaCAAGACGTTTATTTACTATCATCTTTTTGTGGTGAGCATGTACCTTGCCGGGGTGCCGTCGGCGACGAacaaggtggaggatttgaggGCGAATCCGGGGTGGTATTGGTTGAGTTATCTCAAGCCGCAGGCGGTGTTCGATCCGAAGTGGTTTTATCTGTTTTGGGCGGCGAATATGCTGGTGGCGGCTGTgccgaggatggggtggttgaggaggtggtttgaGGGGAGGTTTTGCcagtttttggggaggattTCGTTTGCGTTTTATTTGGTGCATGGGCCGATTTTGGCGACGGTGGGGGATCGGCTGTATCATGTtgttggatgggggaggccggtcgaggctggggaggtggacatgCTGGCGGCATGGAGGGATttgttgccgttgcccaAGGTTGGGCCGATCGGGTTGGAGTTTTCGTTTTTGGTGCCGCATTTGATCTTGTTGCCGTTGACGTTTTGGGTGGCGGATATTGtgacgaggatggtggaCGAGCCTTCGGTCAAATTTGCGGCTTGGCTTTACAAAAGGGttcagggaggagggaaaccAGAGATGAAGCCAGAGAGTAACGAGATGATGCTGAGACTGGCTTGA
- a CDS encoding hypothetical protein (EggNog:ENOG503NU52; COG:S): protein METLIMAKVDNDIHPKVTFLAIISPLSGHMNLPALSIISMDLHMSISLTNLTITVYTFVSGLTPSLIAPFSDSYGQRPVYLFYLALCALSNIGLAPQSSFPALISLLCVQAAGSGVTISLGSAAVADMITIAERGKYIGYAALGLTLCPALAPTGRNVVGDGSVRPERRWSRTGWDLLKHIKRHEMTEEEEGRHTMEEAAKKKVSIHTSVRILGEKEAFVTVMAGVLFSGGYFMVLITLGSQLSERFSFRPIIVGVLPGAGNRNARITMDRWLLDWNFGRWARNLGLKLDLDRQQRLEEVPIEKIRLEIALGALYDCCGVRVDRENEVVVGIEIALFFLGVFFAGAINGLNVLIVNTHPDSPATAVAASKLARCVVAAGASAVAMPIIERAGMGWASASIAGAWLGFSPLLWMAMYCGANWRQDVKLRSNETGRDRA, encoded by the exons ATGGAAACACTCATCATGGCCAAGGTCGACAATGACATACATCCCAAGG tcaccttcctcgccatcatctcccccctaTCAGGGCACATGAACCTCCCTgccctctccatcatctctATGGACCTACACATGTCCATATCACTAACAAACCTAACAATAACAGTCTACACCTTTGTCTCAGGGCTGACACCGTCCCTTATCGCTCCGTTTTCTGATTCCTACGGCCAACGACCGGTGTATCTTTTCTATTTGGCGTTGTGCGCACTGTCTAACATAGGGCTTGCGCCGCAATCCTCCTTTCCGGCCTTGATATCGCTATTATGTGTCCAAGCTGCTGGATCTGGGGTCACAATCTCCCTGGGGAGTGCAGCCGTAGCGGACATGATCACCATAGCCGAAAGGGGAAAATACATCGGCTATGCTGCGCTGGGGTTGACTCTCTGTCCTGCTCTTGCACCG ACAGGAAGAAACGTGGTAGGCGATGGGTCAGTGAGACCCGAGAGACGGTGGAGTAGGACGGGATGGGATCTACTGAAGCACATCAAGAGGCACGAGatgacagaggaggaagaaggcagACATACCATGGAGGAGGcagcaaagaaaaaggtCAGCATACACACCTCAGTGAGAATACTgggagagaaggaggcgTTTGTGACAGTAATGGCTGGAGTGCTGTTCTCGGGCGGGTATTTCATGGTGTTGATCACGCTCGGTTCTCAACTTTCTGAGCGGTTCAGTTTCCGTCCCATAATCGTGGGTGTGCTACCTGGCGCTGGCAATCGGAATGCTCGCATCACGATGGACA GATGGCTTCTCGACTGGAACTTTGGACGATGGGCACGGAATTTGGGGTTGAAGCTCGATCTAGACAGGCAGCAGCGGTTAGAGGAGGTTCCTATCGAGAAGATACGACTGGAAATTGCGTTGGGTGCGTTATAT GACTGTTGTGGCGTACGGGTGGACCGTGAAAACGAAGTCGTCGTTGGGATCGAGAttgctctcttcttcttgggagTGTTCTTTGCTGGAGCGATCAATGGGCTCAATGTTCTTATCGTCAACACCCATCCCGACAGCCCAGCCACGGCGGTTGCAGCGAGTAAATTAGCACGGTGCGTGGTCGCTGCTGGGGCTAGTGCAGTCGCGATGCCTATTATTGAGCGAGCTGGAATGGGGTGGGCGTCAGCGAGCATCGCCGGGGCATGGTTGGGGTTTAGTCCGCTGTTGTGGATGGCGATGTATTGCGGAGCAAATTGGAGACAGGATGTTAAACTGAGAAGTAATGAAACTGGAAGAGATAGAGCTTAA
- a CDS encoding hypothetical protein (COG:C; EggNog:ENOG503NUI7): MSDSKLFQPLKLTSSITLKHRIAMAPLTRFRSTDEHVPIVPLMKEYYSQRASAPGGTLLVTEGTFISPTAGGMNNVPGIWSKEQIAAWKEITDGVHAQGSFVYLQLWALGRAALGDVAKAEGFTVKAPSAIAIPDTDGVVTPEEMTIDDIKQKIAEYAQAAKNAIEAGFDGVEIHGANGYLVDQFIQDNSNQRTDEYGGSIENRSRFAVEVVDAVTAAVGEEKVGIRLSPWSVFQGMKMKNPVPQFSDVIRKISERHPNMSYLHLVETRIAGNRDEANDNDEERLDFALDIWKGPVLIAGGLTPETARKLVDEELKERDNVVTVFGRYFISTPDIVFRIREGIDLNQYDRSSFYIPKSPKGYIDQPFSKEFEKVYGQGIKACI; this comes from the coding sequence ATGTCGGACTCAAAACTTTTCCAGCCGCTCAagctcacctcctccatcaccctcaaacaCCGCATCGCCATGGCGCCACTCACTCGCTTCCGATCCACTGACGAGCACGTTCCAATTGTTCCTCTCATGAAGGAATACTACTCACAGCGCGCCTCCGCCCCCGGTGGGACTCTTTTGGTAACAGAAGGtaccttcatctcccccaccgctGGTGGTATGAACAACGTCCCGGGTATTTGGTCGAAGGAGCAAATCGCTGCTTGGAAAGAGATCACAGACGGCGTCCATGCCCAAGGCAGCTTTGTCTACCTCCAACTCTGGGCGCTTGGCCGTGCCGCCCTCGGTGACGTCGCCAAGGCGGAGGGCTTCACCGTCAAAGCACCCTCAGCCATTGCCATCCCAGATACCGACGGTGTTGTTACCCCAGAAGAGATGACAATCGACGATATCAAGCAGAAGATCGCCGAATACGCCCAAGCCGCCAAGAACGCTATTGAGGCCGGTTTTGACGGCGTTGAGATCCACGGTGCCAACGGGTACCTTGTTGATCAGTTCATCCAAGATAACTCGAACCAGCGTACCGACGAGTATGGTGGTAGTATCGAGAACCGCTCCCGCTTTgccgtcgaggttgttgacgCCGTTACTGCCGCcgttggagaggagaaggtcgGCATCAGACTCAGCCCTTGGAGCGTCTTCCAGGgcatgaagatgaagaaccCGGTTCCCCAATTCTCCGATGTCATCAGAAAGATTAGCGAGAGACACCCCAACATGAGTTACCTGCACTTGGTGGAGACTAGAATTGCTGGCAACAGAGATGAGGCGAACGACAACGATGAGGAGAGATTAGACTTCGCGTTGGATATCTGGAAGGGGCCAGTTCTCATTGCTGGCGGGTTGACACCAGAGACTGCCAGGAAGCTGGTTGAcgaggagttgaaggagagggataATGTGGTGACGGTATTTGGCCGGTACTTCATCTCCACGCCAGACATCGTTTTCAGAATCCGGGAGGGTATCGATCTGAACCAGTATGACAGGTCGTCATTCTACATTCCCAAGAGCCCCAAGGGGTACATTGATCAGCCATTTAgcaaggagtttgagaaggtTTACGGCCAGGGGATCAAGGCTTGCATTTAG
- a CDS encoding hypothetical protein (EggNog:ENOG503NW4K) → MQTKTLLLATLASVASARFGQEGLVQSVIQALGAFGPPGAAGTLAGQTPSVLLAGASACAKLELADEIVATLGNDPQVIAGAAALVAAEKNFNPFAVDIPTICSNAALPATPELRGIIPLVDPAVEGADIQNANSAASLQAPLADAGLSVADISRAAGFENFEEQA, encoded by the exons ATGCAAACCAAgacccttctcctcgccaccCTGGCTTCTGTTGCCTCTGCCCGTTTCGGACAGGAAGGCCTCGTCCAAAGCGTCATTCAAGCTCTCGGCGCTTTCGGTCCCCCAGGCGCAGCTGGTACCCTCGCCGGCCAGACCCCCAGCGTGCTCCTTGCTGGCGCCAGTGCTTGTGCCAAG CTCGAACTGGCCGACGAGATTGTTGCCACCCTAGGCAACGACCCCCAGGTCATtgccggtgccgccgccCTGGTTGCCGCGGAGAAGAACTTTAACCCTTTCGCTGTTGACATCCCCACAATCTGCAGCAATGCTGCTTTGCCGGCTACTCCTGAGTTGAGGGGAATCATTCCCTTGGTTGATCCTGCCGTGGAGGGGGCTGATATTCAGAATGCCAACTCGGCGGCGAGCTTGCAGGCTCCGTTGGCGGATGCGGGGTTGAGTGTGGCTGATATTTCGAGGGCGGCTGGGTTTGAGAATTTTGAGGAGCAGGCTTAG
- a CDS encoding hypothetical protein (EggNog:ENOG503PA6I; COG:Q) — translation MASPSPVSEWLTERPYTATFIAIAMLLLPTISLLRSSGDKTAVPKLPSTIPYVTNTYHYMTNMKTFYERSKAQLRKTSKNILAWNLTPWMKVYLVTSPGHIQALFRPNPAISSDKFFHLIYENLWGASLADREKFLNDNSGRGKVPLPGYENVLPEQRYFAGMHAVFHDHLAATAKSNMLAAIYQRFFAEELEGKFPLGEGVVEGVQQLLNVHMATAATATLAGKGILARWPKLIDWLWDFDKVAASLVWGLPRWMNRSALETRDSLRHACKQYIEEELAKGFDLEADHGNWEPIMGSTFQRETIRWMKQGGFSTEAMGASTMVAMLFGTNANSIPVTVWCLMEVIEDKSLLEAVREEVNTVLETDPDTGARTINMQKLLALPLLQSIYVECIRLHVSMNVTREAIAPVKLGDFTLDKGSLIQACTEISHLDEEVWGDENHPATEFWAARHLKYVDETDENGNVKKVPQFSMAGRQNDWFPYGGGISICPGRHFAKQEIMLTTAIIVARFDLELVGWVNKDGTPSDRPAQNDVKYAGAASVPPDREMRVRFTRRW, via the exons ATGGCGTCTCCTTCCCCCGTGAGTGAATGGCTCACTGAGCGGCCTTACACGGCAACTTTCATAGCCATCGccatgctcctcctccctacCATCTCACTCCTCCGCTCATCTGGCGACAAAACCGCGGTTCCCAAACTCccttccaccatcccctATGTCACAAACACATACCACTACATGACAAACATGAAGACATTCTACGAGCGCTCCAA AGCTCAGCTCCGAAAAACTTCCAAAAATATCCTCGCGTGGAACCTCACACCCTGGATGAAAGTCTACCTCGTCACCTCCCCCGGCCACATCCAAGCCCTCTTCCGACCCAATCCCGCCATTTCGTCAGATAAATTCTTCCACCTGATCTATGAGAACTTGTGGGGCGCTTCCCTTGCCGACCGCGAAAAGTTTCTCAACGACAACTCTGGGCGAGGGAAGGTGCCGTTGCCGGGCTACGAAAACGTTCTTCCTGAGCAGAGGTACTTTGCGGGGATGCATGCCGTTTTCCATGATCACCTCGCTGCAACGGCCAAGTCGAATATGCTCGCAGCCATATACCAGCGCTTCTTTGCGGAAGAGTTGGAAGGGAAGTTTCCG CTCGGAGAAGGCGTTGTCGAGGGCGTCCAACAACTGTTGAATGTCCACATGGCAaccgcagcaacagcaaccctAGCCGGCAAAGGCATCCTCGCCCGCTGGCCAAAACTAATCGACTGGCTCTGGGACTTTGACAAAGTCGCCGCCAGCCTTGTCTGGGGTCTTCCGCGGTGGATGAACCGCTCCGCTCTTGAAACTCGGGACAGTCTTCGCCACGCCTGCAAACAGTACATCGAGGAAGAACTTGCAAAGGGCTTCGATCTAGAGGCTGACCACGGTAACTGGGAGCCAATCATGGGCTCGACCTTCCAACGGGAAACGATACGGTGGATGAAGCAAGGCGGGTTCAGCACTGAGGCGATGGGTGCCTCGACCATGGTGGCGATGCTCTTCGGAACAAACGCCAACAGTATCCCCGTCACGgtttggtgtttgatggAGGTCATCGAAGACAAGTCACTGCTCGAGGCTGTCCGGGAGGAGGTCAACACCGTGCTGGAAACCGACCCCGATACAGGAGCACGCACAATCAATATGCAGAAACTGCTGGCGTTGCCCCTTTTACAGTCTATCTATGTAGAGTGCATACGCCTCCACGTCTCCATGAACGTCACCCGCGAGGCGATAGCCCCGGTCAAGCTAGGGGATTTTACCCTTGACAAGGGATCGCTCATCCAAGCCTGCACCGAAATTTCCCAtcttgacgaggaggtcTGGGGCGACGAGAACCATCCCGCGACGGAGTTTTGGGCAGCACGACACCTCAAGTACGTCGACGAGACAGACGAAAATGGCAACGTGAAGAAAGTGCCGCAGTTCTCCATGGCGGGAAGGCAGAATGATTGGTTTCCGTATG GCGGCGGTATCTCGATCTGTCCCGGACGACACTTTGCCAAGCAAGAGATCATGCTGACAACAGCCATCATTGTGGCGAGATTTGATCTCGAATTGGTCGGATGGGTTAATAAAGACGGGACTCCCTCTGACAGACCGGCGCAAAACGATGTCAAGTATGCTGGTGCGGCTTCTGTGCCGCCTGATCGGGAGATGAGGGTGCGGTTTACGCGTCGATGGTAA